A genomic window from Vagococcus entomophilus includes:
- a CDS encoding PFL family protein, protein METNQIIETIRMIEEEKLDIRTITMGISLLDCIDSDGEKARKRIFEKITTKAKDLVKVGEQIESEFGIPIINKRISVTPIGIIAAATDEKDYVAFAKTLDQAAQATGVNFIGGFSALVQKGYQNGDKILIDSIPQALAETDFVCSSVNIGSTRAGINMDAVKHMGEIVKQTAELSEMGCSKLVVFANAVEDNPFMAGAFHGVGEADCVINVGVSGPGVVKRALEKVKGEPFDLVAETVKKTAFKITRMGQLVGKIASEKLGVPFGIVDLSLAPTPAVGDSVAHILEEMGLESVGTHGTTAALALLNDAVKKGGVMACGHVGGLSGAFIPVSEDAGMIEAVQKGALNLEKLEAMTAICSVGLDMIAIPGDTKAPTIAAMIADEAAIGVINNKTTAVRIIPAKGTKVGDMVEFGGLLGSAPVMPVNPYASDLFINRGGRIPAPIHSFKN, encoded by the coding sequence TTGGAAACCAACCAAATTATTGAAACTATTCGAATGATTGAAGAAGAAAAGTTAGACATTCGTACAATTACAATGGGCATTTCTTTGTTAGATTGTATTGATAGTGACGGGGAAAAAGCCCGTAAACGAATTTTTGAAAAAATTACGACAAAAGCAAAAGACTTAGTTAAAGTGGGAGAGCAGATTGAATCTGAGTTTGGGATTCCAATCATCAACAAGCGAATTTCGGTTACGCCAATTGGAATTATCGCAGCCGCAACGGATGAAAAGGACTATGTTGCTTTTGCAAAAACCTTGGATCAAGCTGCACAAGCAACTGGCGTAAATTTTATCGGTGGGTTTTCAGCGCTCGTCCAAAAAGGATATCAAAATGGGGATAAGATTCTGATTGATTCTATTCCGCAAGCTTTGGCAGAAACCGATTTTGTTTGCTCTTCGGTAAATATTGGTTCAACACGCGCGGGAATCAACATGGATGCAGTTAAACACATGGGGGAGATTGTAAAACAAACAGCAGAACTATCGGAAATGGGCTGTTCCAAACTCGTTGTTTTTGCTAATGCAGTAGAGGACAATCCATTTATGGCAGGAGCGTTTCACGGAGTGGGAGAAGCAGATTGCGTAATTAACGTAGGGGTTAGCGGGCCAGGCGTTGTCAAACGAGCTCTTGAAAAAGTGAAAGGAGAGCCCTTTGATCTGGTAGCCGAAACAGTGAAAAAAACCGCCTTCAAAATTACTCGAATGGGTCAATTGGTTGGGAAGATTGCCTCTGAAAAACTAGGTGTTCCCTTTGGAATTGTTGATTTATCTTTGGCGCCAACACCAGCCGTTGGAGACTCTGTAGCGCATATTTTAGAAGAAATGGGACTAGAATCGGTAGGAACACACGGAACTACGGCGGCTCTTGCCCTACTGAATGACGCAGTGAAAAAAGGTGGAGTGATGGCTTGTGGACATGTTGGAGGCTTATCTGGTGCGTTTATTCCGGTTTCTGAGGATGCTGGGATGATTGAGGCCGTTCAAAAAGGTGCACTCAATTTAGAAAAATTGGAAGCTATGACGGCTATCTGCTCCGTAGGGTTGGATATGATTGCTATCCCAGGTGATACGAAAGCGCCAACAATAGCTGCGATGATTGCTGATGAAGCGGCCATTGGGGTCATTAATAATAAGACGACTGCTGTACGTATTATTCCTGCAAAAGGAACGAAGGTAGGGGATATGGTAGAGTTTGGTGGCCTACTTGGAAGTGCACCAGTGATGCCAGTGAATCCCTATGCCTCAGATTTATTCATCAACCGGGGTGGCAGAATTCCAGCACCGATTCATTCTTTTAAAAACTAA
- a CDS encoding ACT domain-containing protein, whose product MRAVLTVIGKDKVGIIAGVSQKLAQLEINILDVSQTIMADYFTMMMMLDIATSKVEFDEIKQELGQLGVELGVSIKVQREEIFDTMHKL is encoded by the coding sequence ATGAGAGCTGTGCTAACAGTAATTGGGAAAGATAAAGTCGGAATTATTGCGGGAGTGAGCCAAAAACTAGCTCAATTAGAAATTAATATTTTAGATGTTTCACAAACCATCATGGCGGATTACTTTACCATGATGATGATGCTTGATATCGCAACAAGTAAAGTTGAGTTTGATGAAATAAAACAAGAGCTTGGGCAATTGGGCGTTGAATTAGGGGTATCCATTAAAGTCCAAAGAGAAGAAATTTTTGATACAATGCACAAGCTATAA